One Carassius carassius chromosome 20, fCarCar2.1, whole genome shotgun sequence DNA segment encodes these proteins:
- the LOC132096981 gene encoding nicotinamide/nicotinic acid mononucleotide adenylyltransferase 3-like, which yields MAGRIPLVLLACVSFNPITHQHMELFELARDHMHQTGLYRVAGGIVSPVGDDYGKQGLVASKHRLAMSRLALQSSDWVSIDDWESQQEDWRETVYCSPTVVPQLKLLCGADFMDTFKVPGLVGRFELVCVSRGSLQPDRAIHESDLLSRHWRSICLVREWVHNEISATEVRRALWRGQSVKYLLPDSVIDYIREHKTEQRR from the exons ATGGCTGGCCGGATTCCTCTGGTTTTGCTGGCCTGTGTCTCCTTCAACCCCATTACCCACCAGCACATGGAGCTGTTCGAGCTGGCTAGAGACCACATGCACCAGACGG GTCTGTATCGTGTGGCGGGTGGGATTGTATCTCCTGTCGGTGATGACTATGGTAAACAGGGTCTTGTTGCTTCGAAACACAGACTGGCTATGTCAAGACTTGCCCTGCAGAGCTCTGACTGGGTTTCTATAGACGACTGGGAGAGCCAGCAGGAGGACTGGAGAGAGACTGTGTA TTGCTCCCCTACAGTGGTTCCTCAGCTGAAGCTGCTTTGTGGAGCAGATTTCATGGACACGTTTAAGGTGCCTGGTCTGGTGGGTCGCTTTGAACTGGTCTGTGTGAGCCGAGGTAGCCTGCAGCCAGACCGGGCTATACATGAGTCCGACTTATTGTCCAGGCACTGGCGGAGCATCTGTCTGGTTCGGGAGTGGGTCCACAATGAGATCAGTGCTACAGAGGTCCGACGAGCCCTATGGAGAGGCCAGAGTGTAAAATATCTCTTACCAGACTCAGTTATTGATTACATAAGAGAGCACAAGACCGAACAAAGACGTTAA